From the Mycobacterium sp. DL592 genome, the window TGATCCTGCGGGGGTCCTCCGCTGGATTGACCCGGCCCGGGTCTTGCGCTGGATTGACCGGTTGCGTCACTTGTCCTCCCACTGCTCGCCATCAACACCGTATGCGCACGCCGGCGGCGGGGACCGTCAACCGGTCCCCGCCGCCGTCGCCTCAGAAGCCGAGAAGGTGATTGCCCGATGCCAGCGACAGGTCGTGGCTGTTGTCGAGCTGGCTGTTGACCAGCGTGGTGTTGTGGCTGGTGTCGAACAACGAATGGTTCGAGCTGTCGTGCGTGGAGGTGTCGGTCACCGTCGTCGGGTGCACCGAGGTGTCGGAGTGGTCGACCACCGTGGTCGTGGTGGTGGCCTCGGTCTGGGTGTGCGACGGGGCGTTCACCGAGTTGCCGCTGTTGGTCGAGGTGTGTCCGTCGATCACCGTGATGCCGCCGCCGCCGGCGTCGCCGCCCGAGGTGCGGCCGCCACCGATGCCGATCAGGCTGCTGCCGCCCGAGGCGCCGCCACCGTTGCCGCCGCTGGCATCCACATTGTGGAAGACCGGCCCGCCGTTGTCCTTGATGACGGTGCTGCCGCCGGTGGCGGTGGTGCCGTTGTCGTCGATCTGACCATGTCCCACAGCGACATTCGAGCCGGTGCCGGCAAGCACGTGGCCGTTGTTGACGTCGTTGTTATTGCCGAGGACCGCGCCGTCACCGCTGACGATGTCGCCGTGGTTGGTGCCGCCGACGACCACGCCGCCGTCGGTGGCGGTCTGGGTCGTCTTGTTGCCGAAGGTGATGTCACCGAAGCCCAGGTTGAACGCTCCCTGCTGGGCGTTCGCGCCGGCGCCCTGGTTGGGACTCAGCAGCGAGGTGTCGTTGTGGCTGGCCAGGTCGGTCTGCGGGGCGAAGGTGGGCGCCGGGGCGTACACCGGCTGAAACGAGGGCGCGTAGGCCGGAGCGAACCCGTACTGGTTGGACACGGCGCGCTGCAGGCCGACGATCGGGTCCCCGTCGCCGAGCGCCAGTCCGGGGACCGCGGTGGCGGCCACAGCCGACACCTGTGCGGCGCTCACGCCGGCGAGTCCGGCATCGCGCAGGGACTGTTCCGGTGCGGAGACGAACGAGCGGGCGGCGTCCTCGTCGCGGAACAGGCCGAGGATCCAGTCGATCAGAGTGAGCATGGTCGGAGCCTTTCGGTCGTGCTCGCCGGACTGTCCGGCGATCTGAAAATCACGCTATGGCCGTGCCGGGGCGCCCGAAACGGGGCGACGACCCCTCGTCGGCGCGGCCCTACTAGGGCCGCCGGGGACGCAATCGTTAGGGGATTAGGGGCTCCCTAGGGATTCGCTGTATAACGCGGAAAACCCCACGTCGCATAACGTGGGGTTGACGCGGCGTGAGCTCAGAAGAGGTCGAACCCCTGATGATCGGGACCCGGGTGGGAGTCGTCGATGTGCGAGTGGTCCCACCCCGCGTCGGCGAGCCAGTCCGGGGTGTGTCCGGGGTCGAGATGCTGGTCGGCTGCCGGGTCGGTGAACTGGGTGGACGGGTCCACGCTCACCGGTTCCACCACCGAGTGGTCCCCTCCGGTGTCGGCGACCACCGCGGGGCCGTCGTCGGCCGGCGGCTGGATCACGCCCGTGTCCACCGGATGTGAATTCGGTGTCATCGCGGGCGCTGCCGCGTCGAACGCATCGAAGGCGGCCGTCGCCGCGCCGCTCGCCCACACGTTGCCGTCTGCGGTCGGGTCGGCCCCGAAGGAGGGCACCGCCGTGGACAGCGAATCGGCCACCATGGGGATGAGGTTGTTGACGTCGACACTGGTCACGTCGGTGAGGTGGGCGGCGGCGATCGAACCGGCAGGATCGGCCGCGTAGCGTGCCGCGGCGTCGGGGTCACGCACCAACGACATCACAAAGTCGAGCAACGAGTTTGCCATGTCACGCCTTCTCCCCTACCACCGATAGTCACAGCGGAATTCCAGCTGCTGTCCAGAATGCTATCGGCGATTGCGGTGGCCGGGATCGGTGCCGAACCCAACCCGTGCCGGTCACCGTTAGGGGATGTGGCCTTAGGGGATTCGGCGGCGTTAGGGGTTGGATGCCGGGGTTCGGGACGGTCAGCCGCTATGGTGAAAAACGCCGCTGCGCGCAGCTGAAGGGAAGTGCGAATTGAGCGACTCGCTGGGGTTGTCGATCGGGACGGTGAACCTGGCGGCAGCCCGCCCGGGACGCCAGCCGGTGACCCGCCGATCCGTGCTGACGCTGCGGGACAACCGTCCCGCCGAGGTCGGTGTGCCCTCGCAGAATCCGGAGCTGACGAGCCCGAATCTGACCGAGGCCGGACTTGTCTTGCGCGGGTTCGTGGAGCGGGTCGGTGACCCGGTTCCGCTGGTCGCCGCGGATGGTTCCCCGCACCGCGGCGAGGCGCTGGCCGCCGAGGCACTCGAGGCGATGGCCCGCACGGTCGACGACGGTGAACCGCCTTCGACCATAGTGATCGCCGTGCCGGCGTACTGGAGCGCCGGAGCCGTCGGCGCGCTGCGCGGTGCCCTGCGGGCCCGGCCGGCGCTCTCACCCGGCGGGGTTCCGCCGACGCTCATCTCCGACGCGACCGCGGCGCTGGCCGCTCTGCAGGCCGATCCCGGTCTGCCCACCCAAGGTGTGGTGGCGCTGTGCGATTTCGGTGGCAGCGGAACGAATATCACGCTGGCCGACGCCGGCGCCAACCTCGCGCCAATCGGCGAGACCGTTCGCTTCCCGGACTTCTCCGGCGAGCAGATCGACCAGGCTCTGCTGACCCAGGTGCTGGCCGCAGTGCGCGACGCATCCAACGCCGACCCAGCCAGTACGGCCGCGGTGGGAGCGCTGACCCGGCTGCGTGACGAGTGCCGGCAGGCCAAGGAACGGCTGTCGTCGGAGACGGCGACCGTCGTGCCCGCCGACATGCCGGGCTTTCGCTCCGAGATCCGGGTGACCCGCGCCGAACTCGAGGCGCTGATCGCCGAGCCGCTGGCAGGCTTCCTCGATGCCCTCGGTGATGCACTGGAGCACAACAGGATTCCGGCGGTGAACCTCGCTGCAGTGGCGACGGTCGGCGGAGGCGCAGCCATCCCGGTCATCACCCAGCGGCTGTCGGAGGAACTGCGCGTCCCCGTGATAACCACCCCGCTGGCAGGTCTCAACCCGGCGATCGGGGCCGCGGTGATCGCCGCCCGCGGTATCGCACCGGACGCCCCGACGAGCATGTCCGTTGCCGCGGCCGATGCGCCGACCGGGCTGGCACCGGCAGCCTGGGCGGCCGGCACGGCGGGTGCCGCCGCGACCGAGTCGGCAACCGACGGTTCACCTTCGGCGACGTTCCGTGCGCTGGCGTGGTCCCAGGACGACGACGCGGGCGAGGAGCCGGTCCCTTACTCCGGTGAGGACTACACCTTCGACTACGCCCAGGCCCAGGGCCCCACCGGCGCCCGCCCGATGATCGAGTTCGACTCCGACGACCAGGAAACCATGCTGGTCGATGCGCCGGTGCCGTGGTATCGGCGACCTCCGCTGCTGTTCGGTCTGGCGGCTGCGGTAGCCGCAGTCGCTGTCGGCGGCCTGGCGATCACGCTCACCAGCGCCGACAGCACCCCGACAACCACCACGACCCGCGTCACCAAGCCAGGCGAACAACCCACCGACGCGCCGAACACGAGTGTCGTTCCGCCGCAGACGGTTACGATCACCGGCGACAACGGCAACGCGACGGTCTCGACGATCCCGGCGTCGACGTCCACCCTGCCGCCGTCGTCGACCACGACCACCACAACCACCACGCCGTCGACTACCACGACCACGACGACCACCACAACAACCACAACAACGACCACCACAACAACGACGACCACGCCCACGACGACCACCACAACGCCGCCGACGACGACCACGACGACTCAGCCGACCACCACCACGACCAGTCAGCCGCCGCCCACCACGACGACGGCAGCGCCCCCACCGACTACTAGCGCGGCTCGGCCGCCGACGACGACACCCGCCGCGGTCACGACACCTGCCGGGGTCACGACGACCGCGGTCGCGGCGGCCACCACCGTGCAGCCGCCCACTCACCAGGCCGTGGTCACCACCGAAGCGTTGATCCCCGCCGTCGGCGGACCTCAGAGCTAGCCGCGACGTGACCGAACTGGTTGCGCTGCAGAGCCTTCCACCTGCCGCCAAGGTGTTGGTGGAGACGCTGGCAGCAGCACCGGACGGTCCGGTCAAGGCGCTGATCACCGGTGGCGTGGGTACCGGCAAGAGCACGGTACTGGCCGCGATCCGAGAGGCGCTGCGCGCGGCCGGAGTGACGGTGAGCACCCGGCTTCCTGCCCCGCATGAACACCCGGCGGTGGTCGTGATCGACGACGCGCACCTGCTCACCGCCGAGGAACTGAGCTGGCTGACCGAGCTGGCGGCGAAGCCGGACACTACGGTGGTGGCCGCCACCGAGGCCCGCGAAAGCGACGGTGCTCTGCGCGAGCTGACCACTGTTATCGAGCGCGAACGCCCCCGCGTTGTACTGGGACCGCTTGCCGGCGCCGATATTTCACGACTTCTGGTCGACCCCTCCGGCCACCCCCCGCGCACTGAGCTGGTGACCAACATTCTGGTCGCCACCGCGGGCATCCCGTTTCTGGTGGCGGCGGTGACCGACTCAGCGCTCCCACCCGCGGTGAATTCGATTGCGCAGAAAGCCTTTTTCGCTCTCATCGAGCGACTGCGGCGTTTGGGTGAGCCGGAACTGGATGCACTCCTGATCTGCTCACTGAGCTATGACCTCGGCGCCACCGACCTCGCGGCGGCCCTGGATCTTCCTGCCGAGCACGCCCAGGTTCTGGTGGACCGGGCCCGCGCAACCGGCCTGGTGGAACCGTCGCACAACCCGCACTTCCTGCGCTCGGTGCATCGTGCGGTGTCCCAGGTCGTCGGCAACGCGCGGCACCGCGAGATCGAAACCGCGCTTCTACGTTCACAAATCGAGATGTCGACGCTGTCGGCGGGCCTGGCACTGCGACTGGCCGAACACGGTGTGCGCGACGAGCAGCTGGCAGACGTTCTTCGCAGGCAGGCCGCCGCCGGACGTACTGATCCGGCCGAAGCGGCCCGGCTGTACCGGGCCGCCGTCGACGCCGGAGCGGCAGAACTGCGTCCCGAGCTAGCCGATGCGCTGGCGCGCTCAGGTGACAGCGCTGCCGCCGTCGCCGAAACCGACGAGCTGCTCGGATCTGCCGTCGCCCGTGAGCGCGCGGCTGCGGTGCGCGTCGCGGCGAGCATGGCTGCACACCGCGGCAACAGCGCGCAGGCGGCCGAGCTGTTCACTTGGCTGGGCCCGTATCCCGACGCGGTGGTGAGCGCCGCGGCGGCGATCGTGCTGACCTCGGTGGGGGATGCCGAAGGGGCCCGGGCAGCGCTGGCCCCTGACGCCGACGGACCGCCGACGGCCGCATCGCGCGGTGCCCGCACGCTGGCCGACGGCCTGCTCACGACAGTGTCGGCGCCGTACTCCGCGGCGGCGCCCAAGCTGGGCCAGGCGATGGCGGCCGAGCATGCCGCGGGCCAGGTCCTGCCCGACAGCCCGGCCGCACTGGTGGCGCTGGCCGCACTGCACGCCGGCGATACGGTGCGCGCGCGCAGCGTGATCACCCGGGCCGTGCGGGCAGGGCAGGACAATCCCGATCCCCTCTATGGACACCGGCACCGGCTGCTGCTGGCCTGGACCAAGATGCAGGACGGCAACCTGTCCGGGGCCGGTGCCGACATGTCTCTCGTCGACGACTCGGTGCTGCAACGCCGCGACGCCCTGTGGGCGGCAGCGCTGCGCACGGCGATCGCGAGGCGTGGCGGCGATGCCGGGGCGTTGCAGAAGGCTTGGTACGCGGCGATGGAGGTGCTCGCCGAGTATTCGGTGGACCTCTTCTCGCTGCTGCCGCTGGGCGAGCTGTGGATGGCCTCGGCCCGACTTCGTCAGCAGGAGCGCCTCGCGCCGGCGCTCGAGCAGGCGTTCGCGATCCTCGCGGCGCTCGGTAACCCGTCCACCTGGTCGGTTCCGCTGCACTGGGCCGGTGTCCACGCCGGGATCCTGGCCAACGATCCGGGTGCGGTGGCCCCGCACGGCCAGGCTCTCACCGCGGCGGCCCCGGACAACCCGTTCGCCAAGGCGCTCGCCGGAGCCGGACGCACCTGGCTGCGGGTACTCGCCAACCAGGTCGAGGCCGACGAGGTCAATGCCGCAGCGCACAGTTTGGCGCAGTTCGGCCTCACCTCCGATGCGACCCGGCTGGCCGGTCAGGCCGCCCTGCAGGCCGCGGATCCGAAGGTGTCGGGACTGATGCTGCAGGTGGCACGTGACCTGAAGGTGGCGGCGGGCGAAGCCGCCGACGATCCGGCGACGGCAACCGGGGGTGCCGGGCCGGCGCTGGGCGCGGCCCGGTCGGGGGCGTCGCCGTTGTCGGACCGGGAGCGCGAGGTTGCCGAGCTGTTGTTGCTGGGAATGCCCTACCGCGACATCGGTGCGCAGTTGTTCATCTCAGCCAAGACGGTTGAGCATCACGTGGCACGCATCCGCAGGCGTCTCGGCGCCGAATCCCGTTCGGAGATGTTGTCGATGCTGCGGGCGATCCTGGCGACCGAGGCGT encodes:
- a CDS encoding Hsp70 family protein; the protein is MSDSLGLSIGTVNLAAARPGRQPVTRRSVLTLRDNRPAEVGVPSQNPELTSPNLTEAGLVLRGFVERVGDPVPLVAADGSPHRGEALAAEALEAMARTVDDGEPPSTIVIAVPAYWSAGAVGALRGALRARPALSPGGVPPTLISDATAALAALQADPGLPTQGVVALCDFGGSGTNITLADAGANLAPIGETVRFPDFSGEQIDQALLTQVLAAVRDASNADPASTAAVGALTRLRDECRQAKERLSSETATVVPADMPGFRSEIRVTRAELEALIAEPLAGFLDALGDALEHNRIPAVNLAAVATVGGGAAIPVITQRLSEELRVPVITTPLAGLNPAIGAAVIAARGIAPDAPTSMSVAAADAPTGLAPAAWAAGTAGAAATESATDGSPSATFRALAWSQDDDAGEEPVPYSGEDYTFDYAQAQGPTGARPMIEFDSDDQETMLVDAPVPWYRRPPLLFGLAAAVAAVAVGGLAITLTSADSTPTTTTTRVTKPGEQPTDAPNTSVVPPQTVTITGDNGNATVSTIPASTSTLPPSSTTTTTTTTPSTTTTTTTTTTTTTTTTTTTTTTPTTTTTTPPTTTTTTQPTTTTTSQPPPTTTTAAPPPTTSAARPPTTTPAAVTTPAGVTTTAVAAATTVQPPTHQAVVTTEALIPAVGGPQS
- the iniR gene encoding isoniazid response ATPase/transcriptional regulator IniR, with product MTELVALQSLPPAAKVLVETLAAAPDGPVKALITGGVGTGKSTVLAAIREALRAAGVTVSTRLPAPHEHPAVVVIDDAHLLTAEELSWLTELAAKPDTTVVAATEARESDGALRELTTVIERERPRVVLGPLAGADISRLLVDPSGHPPRTELVTNILVATAGIPFLVAAVTDSALPPAVNSIAQKAFFALIERLRRLGEPELDALLICSLSYDLGATDLAAALDLPAEHAQVLVDRARATGLVEPSHNPHFLRSVHRAVSQVVGNARHREIETALLRSQIEMSTLSAGLALRLAEHGVRDEQLADVLRRQAAAGRTDPAEAARLYRAAVDAGAAELRPELADALARSGDSAAAVAETDELLGSAVARERAAAVRVAASMAAHRGNSAQAAELFTWLGPYPDAVVSAAAAIVLTSVGDAEGARAALAPDADGPPTAASRGARTLADGLLTTVSAPYSAAAPKLGQAMAAEHAAGQVLPDSPAALVALAALHAGDTVRARSVITRAVRAGQDNPDPLYGHRHRLLLAWTKMQDGNLSGAGADMSLVDDSVLQRRDALWAAALRTAIARRGGDAGALQKAWYAAMEVLAEYSVDLFSLLPLGELWMASARLRQQERLAPALEQAFAILAALGNPSTWSVPLHWAGVHAGILANDPGAVAPHGQALTAAAPDNPFAKALAGAGRTWLRVLANQVEADEVNAAAHSLAQFGLTSDATRLAGQAALQAADPKVSGLMLQVARDLKVAAGEAADDPATATGGAGPALGAARSGASPLSDREREVAELLLLGMPYRDIGAQLFISAKTVEHHVARIRRRLGAESRSEMLSMLRAILATEA
- a CDS encoding IniB N-terminal domain-containing protein, with product MLTLIDWILGLFRDEDAARSFVSAPEQSLRDAGLAGVSAAQVSAVAATAVPGLALGDGDPIVGLQRAVSNQYGFAPAYAPSFQPVYAPAPTFAPQTDLASHNDTSLLSPNQGAGANAQQGAFNLGFGDITFGNKTTQTATDGGVVVGGTNHGDIVSGDGAVLGNNNDVNNGHVLAGTGSNVAVGHGQIDDNGTTATGGSTVIKDNGGPVFHNVDASGGNGGGASGGSSLIGIGGGRTSGGDAGGGGITVIDGHTSTNSGNSVNAPSHTQTEATTTTTVVDHSDTSVHPTTVTDTSTHDSSNHSLFDTSHNTTLVNSQLDNSHDLSLASGNHLLGF
- a CDS encoding IniB N-terminal domain-containing protein translates to MANSLLDFVMSLVRDPDAAARYAADPAGSIAAAHLTDVTSVDVNNLIPMVADSLSTAVPSFGADPTADGNVWASGAATAAFDAFDAAAPAMTPNSHPVDTGVIQPPADDGPAVVADTGGDHSVVEPVSVDPSTQFTDPAADQHLDPGHTPDWLADAGWDHSHIDDSHPGPDHQGFDLF